The nucleotide window AAGTAGCCGTTTTATTTAGTGCTGCTTTAGCAATTTACGCGATGATTAAACTACGCAAAAACAAGGAGGCGAAATAAAACATGGAAATAGTTATGTCCGTCTTAGCCTCCATTTTATTCGCCACCGGCGTTTATAATTTATTGCAAAAACAACTATTAAGAATCGTAATCGGAACTGCGCTTATTTCTCATGGTGCCCATCTATTCATTTTAACCATGGGGAAACTTAAGCGTGGAGCTCCTCCAGTACTGGTGGATAGGGTCAGCGACTATGCAGACCCCTTGCCACAAGCGTTGATTCTGACTTCAATCGTTATCAGTTTTGGTGTAACAAGTTTTCTACTAGTGCTTTCTTATCGGGCTTATACGATAAACCAAACGGATAATATGGAAGAAATGCGAGGTTCAAACGATGAATAATATAGCCGTACTACCAATCATATTACCATTGCTAGCAGCGATCATCGTCGCTTTCTTTCCTAGAAAGCTTCAACTCGTAAGATTTTTATCCCAAGGGTTATCTTTAATCTTTTTGGGAGTGATAGGGTGGATTACTTGGAAAGTGTACACAGGTGGAATCATTGTACTCCAATCAGGTGGATGGGATGCTCCGTTTGGCATCTCCATTGTAGCTGATTACCTATCGGTTTTATTAGTTCTTACTACGTTCATCATTGGAGCTGCAGCAGTTTTTTATGCTCCACATGCTTTATCTTTAGAACAAGAGTCGTTCTATTTTTACACCTTTTATTTCATGTTGATATCTGGAGTTTCTGGTGCATTCCTTACTGGTGATTTATTTAACTTATTTGTCTTTTTTGAAGTACTTTTAATGGCGTCTTATGGATTGATCATCCTTGGTAATGGAAAGATTCAGCTTAGAGAATCGTTAAAATACGTGCTCATTAATTTATTCTCTTCTATGCTATTCGTAACGGCTGTGGCTTTCATTTACTCAGCAGTTGGAACTGTTAATCTTGCTCAAATTGCTGAAAGAGTAGAAAGCGCTGAACAGCAAGGGGTATTGACGGCAATTGGAATATTATTATTCTTCGTTTTTGCTGTAAAGGCTGCAATATTTCCGCTATATTACTGGTTACCTAATTCATATGTAGTTCCTAATCCAGTCGTATCTGCACTATTCGGGGCTCTACTGACCAAAGTTGGTATTTATTCGATCATGAGAGTATTTACTCTAATATTCGTTCATGACACTGGCCTTACACATGAATTGTTTATATGGCTAGCGATGTTCACGATGATCTTTGGTGCAATCGGAGCTCTTTCTACTAATAATGTAAAGTTGATTATTACGTATAACATCATACCAGCCATCGGTTTTATATTGATGGGAATTGGCTTGCATTCGGAAATTGGTATTGCAGGGTCCGTGTACTATTTACTCCATGACATGGTTATCAAAGGAGCTTTATTCTTTCTTGCTGGTGCTTTAATTGTCGCAGCAGGTACGAAAGATTTGAAAAAAATGAGTGGTGTGATTCATAAATACCCATTATTAGGCTGGATGATTTTCATTTCAGCATTAGTTCTTGCAGGTATTCCACCCTTCAGTGGGTTCATAGGTAAATTGCTTTTACTACAAGGAGCTTTAGCACAGGAAGAATATTTGCTCTCAATTGTGGCGCTAGCTTCAAGCTTGTTAATACTTTTCTCTATGATTCGCATTTTTGTTGAAGGAGTATGGGGAGAAGAAAGTAAACTCGTAACAACCGAGAAGAAAAAAGTTAACCGTCTGACTATTCCTGCAGTTGTTTTGATCGCCATCTCAATCTTTATGGGAATTGGGGCAGAATACATCTACCCCCATACTGAAACGATTGCTGAAATGTTGATGGAACGAACAGAGTATATAAATTCGGTGTTAAAGGAGTAAATTCGTATGGCCTTTCAAATCATATTGAACATTCTGATTGCATTTTTGTGGATGTTTCTCAGTGAAGAATATACGTTTTTATCCTTCTTCACTGGGTATTTAATCGGTATTGTCTTGTTATTTTTCTTAAGAAGATTCGTTCCTGATACTTACTATTTGAATCGTGTGTGGTTAGTTTTAAAATTGATTTTCCTTTTCATAAAAGAACTGGTCATGTCATCAATTAGCGTTGTGGCCCTTGCATATAAACCTAAATTGGACATAGAACCTGGTATATTCGCTTTACCTACTGAATTAAACAGTAACTGGGAGATCACTCTCCTTGCTAACCTTATTTCTTTGACACCAGGTACATTATCTGTTGCTATTTCGGATGACAATACGAAGATTTATATCCATGCTATGGATATGCCTGACGTTGAAGCTGAAGTTAATGAAATCAAAGAAACCTTTGAGAAAGCGATTATGGAGGTTACCAGATAATGATACACTCATTCGGTCAACAATTATTAGATATCGTGCTATTGATCAGCTTTATTGGTGTCGCAATTTCCATATTCATCTTGGTTATCCGTACATTCTTGGGCCCAACTAACCCGGATCGTGCAGTAGCTCTAGATACAATTGGTATCAATATGATGGCATTAGTTGGATTAGCTGCTATTCATTTAGTTACATCAAAGCTTAATGACGTGGTGCTATTAATTGGTATCCTTCTTTTCATCGGTACAATTGCCATCGCAAAATTCTTAGAAAAGGGTGTTATAATTGATCGAGATAATCATTAGTATATTTTTATTGCTCGGAACTTTTTTCATCTTGTCTGGATCGATTGGTATTTTGCGCTTCCCTGACGTATACACCCGTTTACATGCTGCAACCAAAGCAGCTACGCTAGGTGTTGCAGGCATTCTGATTGCGGCGTTTATCTTTCTCTACTTTGAGAATGGTATTATCAGCGGAAAATTGATTTTAGGGATAATTTTCGTCTTATTGACTGCTCCAGTCAGTGGACATATGATTTCTAGAGCGGCTCACAATACAAATGTAGATTTGTGGAAACACAGTGTCAGAGATGAACTTAAAAGTGATCGTGAAGCAAATAACAACAAAAAATAGCATGCTTTTAAAACGTTGGGTTTACTCCCAACGTTTTTTTATACTTTAAGAATGTTTAACTTGATTTGGGGTTTAAAGTATGTGAAAAACAAAGGCTTTCTCTATTAGAACTTGGCGACAAGCCAAGTTTTTCTCATTGTACAGACACATCCCTACAAAACAGCTCATAGATTAACGGTATAGGCATTCACCTAAATTCTTTGAGTGGAGTGGAAGCGAATGTACACAATATTCAAATTGATCACCTTGTTTTTTCATAACATGTACTTTTTCGCCTCGTACGTAAAAGGGCATGCTTTTCCTCAGCCTTTGAGTAAAGAAGATGAAAAAAAGTATTTATTACGTTGGCAAGATGGGGATCTCGAAGCAAGGAACAAACTGATTGAACATAACCTTCGCTTAGTTGCTCATATCGCTAAGAAATACGAAAATAACAAGGAAGAACAAGAAGATCTTATCTCGATCGGCACGATTGGCTTAATTAAAGGTGTTGAAAGTTATTCTATGGATAAGGGGACTAAATTAGCTACATATGTAGCCAGATGTATCGACAATGAAATACTGATGTTCCTCAGAAGCTCGAAGAAAAGCAATAAAGATATATCCCTTCAAGATCCGATTGGTCACGATAAAGAAGGAAATGAAATCAGCTTGATGGATATATTGAAATCGGATCAACCCGATTTGGTTGAAAAAATACAGACATCTATGGAGATAGAGAAGATTTTTCAATATATTCACCTTCTGGATGAACGGGAAAAAGAAGTGATCGCTAAGAGGTACGGTCTAAATCAAATGAAGGAATACACCCAAAGAGAAATAGCACAAGAACTTGAAATATCTAGAAGTTACGTATCAAGAATTGAAAAGAGAGCATTAATGAAAATGTTTCACGCATTTTATAGAGATCATCATAATCAATCTAATTCGTAGGCTCATGCCCTCTCAGTTTTCAAATTAATTCATACAGTGTAATAAACGACTGGAGGGAATGAAAATGTCTTATTATTCTCCTTACGGTTATCAACCTTACTATCCGCCATATGAACAGTATGGATTTGGTTATGCATTATTAGTGGTAACTCTATTACTTTTATTGATAATCGGCGGCTACTATCTATATACTCAAACATATAAATAGCTACGAACCAATTTGTCTTGGTCCGTAGCTATTTTTTTAGTTAATCATATTTATGATGAATGAGGCACTATTTTCTGCCGCTTTCTCTAGAAATTGATCAAAGGATATATTGGATTCTTTTCCAGCAATGTCGGATAAGGAGCGGATGATTAAAAATGGAGTGCCATATTGGTGACAAACTTGAGCAATAGCAGCTGCTTCCATTTCCAATGCTTTAATATCCGCTAATAAGCTCATAACAGCTTTCACACGCTCCTCATCAGCCATAAATGAGTCTCCGGTACCTATCCAACCTGTTGTGACCTGAATAGATGGATTATAGGCTTGTATGGCATTCTGAGCCCTTTCAACTAGCTTAGGATCCGATGCATATGTTTCTGGCATTTGTGGGATTTGTCCGTATTTATAGCCAAAAGCTGTTGCATCAGCATCATGGTGAACAATTTTCTCACCGATGACAATATCACCGACGTTGAGACCAAGATCGGTCCCACCTGCTGAACCAGTGTTTATTACATAGTCCGGATTGAACCGTTCATGTAAAATAGTTGTCGATAACGCAGCGTTCACTTTCCCTATACCAGATTGCAATAATACTATTGATTGATCACCAATTCTTCCTTCATAGAATTTGCAATTAGCAACGATTGATTCCTCGACATCCACCATTTCTTTTAGTAGCCAAGCGACTTCTTGTTCCATCGCTCCTATTATTCCGTATTTCATAGTAAATTCCCTTCTGTATCTAATGCAGTGATTTTAGTACGCATCTTCTTTATCGTTTTCTTTTAATACTTCTACTCTTTGAGGTTCCCAACCTTCGTTCTCTACCCAAACCATCGGTACTCTAAATATTTCATCCTGAGCACGATTGGTTACTGTTCCTGTAACTCTGCTAGGGTCTCCACCACTTTCAAGAGCCCATACAATCATATCACCTTCATTGAGACCAGTAGCATACCTGATAGCTTGTTCCATCTCTTGGCGATCTTGACTTCCTTCACTATAGTTAATTTTATGAGGCTCTTCTTGTTCTGTACCAATTGGATCCCAATTACCAGTCAGAACTTCTTTTACGTTCGGGTCGTCACTTGATTCTGAATTAGTATCGACTTCATCTTCATTTGAATCGGATTCTTCATTTTCATCTGTATTCTCGTCTTGCTCTTCTTCTGATTCTTCCTCAGAAGCCTCTTCATTTTCTGAAGTGTCCTCTTCCTCTGTTGAGTCATCATCTTCATTCTTTGATTCATCTTCATTATCTGATTCATTATCATTTTCTTCATTCGCTTCTTCATTTTCTGAATCTTCATCTTCGTCATTACTATATTCATCACTTAGGCTTTGATCGTCATCAGGACTTTGTCCACTATCAGCGAATAAGAACATCCAAACTAACATTAGAGCTAGAACCAAAGCTACAACAATTAATATATTCAACAGTTTCGTACTTTTACGTCTTTTTTCGAAACGTTCAGATCTAGAATTTTTATTTGAATCTGACATGGTAATTCCTCCTTTTAATTAAAAAGAAATTATGGGGTGATGAGCTATTTATAAGGCTCAATCTTCCTGCTTAAAAAGTCCTACACAAAGTGTATGTGTAGGACCGGGAATCAATTTATTTCACTTCTACGATTTTTACTTTAATCTCTCCACCAGGTGTTTGAACCATTACTTGGTCTCCAATTGTTTTACCAATCAAACTTTGTGCCATAGGAGAATCGTTTGAGATTTTTCCTTCAAAAGGATCTGACTCAGCACTTCCTACAATTTGATATTCTTCCTCGTCACCTTCTGGTAGTTCAACGAAACGAACCATCTTACCCAGCTGTACGATATCGCTGTTGTTATCATCGTTTTCAATGATTACAGCATAACGAATCATATTTTCAATCTGTGAGATTCTAGCTTCAACAAAAGCTTGTTCATCTTTAGCCGCATCATATTCAGAGTTCTCAGATAGATCTCCAAAGCTACGAGCAATTTTTATTCTTTCTACAACTTCCGGACGTTTGACCGTTTTTAATTCATTCAATTCCTGTTCTAATTTCTCTTTACCTTCTTCAGTCATATAAAAGTTCTTTTCTTCTGCCACTTAAAACACTCCTTAAATAACTATCTCTTAAATGATTTTATGAAAATTGCTTATCAATAATACTATTGATTTTAGTGGTCAATAAATCAATTGCCACATGATTTTGTCCACCTTCAGGTATGATGATATCTGCATAGCGTTTTGCCGGTTCTACGAATTGTAAATGCATCGGTCTTACTACACTTATATATTGATCTATAACCGAATCAATTGAACGGCCTCTTTCTTTTATATCTCTCATTAAGCGACGTATAATTCGAATGTCAGAATCCGTATCTACGAAAACTTTAATATCCATCATATCACGTAATCTTTCGTCTTCAAGTACTAAAATTCCTTCTACAATGATAACTTCTTTCGGTTCAGTTGTTAAAGTCTCATCAGACCGAGTGTGTAACTCGTAATTATAAACGGGTTTTTCAATTGGTTGTCGATCCAATAACTTCTCTAAATGTTCAATCAAAAGATCATTATCGAATGCTAATGGGTGATCGTAATTTGTCTTCAAACGCTCCTCAAATGGTAAATGAGCTTGATCTTTATAGTAAAAATCCTGTTCCATCATAAGGATTGATGTATTTTGGAAATGTTCACAAATAGCACGAGTTACGGTTGTCTTTCCAGAACCTGTACCACCTGCAACCCCAATGACGATTGGTTTATCGGGCATTCGGGGAACTCCTTTCTGCATGTAATTCTATTGATGATATTCTATTACTTTTTCAATGCGATTGCAATTCCATCTCCACTTTCAATGATAGTTGTGTAATAGTTCTCGTTGTTCATTAACCATTCATTGAATTTGGCAATCTTTTCACCAATCTTTACCCATCTCTGGTTTTCTTGGCTGGCACCTGAAACATACCCTTTAAAAAGTACATTGTCGATAACAATAACCCCTTTAGTTGGGACATATGAATCAATGGCTTCTATATAGTCTTTATACTGACCCTTTGCTGCATCTACGAAAACAAAATCAAATTGAGTGTCTTCCGCTAGCTCATTTATGAAAGAAACAGCGTCTCCAAGATGGGTATCAATCTGCTGTTCTAATCCTGCACGAGCTATGTTATCAACAGCTACTTTATAGCGAGTTTGTTCTCGTTCAACCGACGTGACCTTGCTTCCAGAATATGCAAGAGCCATCTGTATAGCAGAATAACCGATTGCCGTACCAATTTCAAATATATTTTTTGGACGATGAATTCTGATTAACTGCTTTAATATTTCTATTCCGTCCTTCTCCATGATTGGTACGTGATGTTCTTCAGCATAAGCTTCCATTTCATTCAATAACGAATGACTGTCCTTATATAAAGATTGAATATAAGCCTTTGTTTCATTCATGTTGGAATGCCTCCAAGCAGACTGTGAATAGGAATGAATCTAACTTCAACTTTGGTATTGTAACATAAAAAAAGCAGGGAACGCGAATAATGACGCATTCCCATTAGTATGATTAATCTTGCGGCGGGCGGTGTTCTTGTCGGTTTTGGTTATGTTCTTGGTTCGTCTCAGCATAGTGGACTTCCCCTTCATAATCTGCCAAGAAGTAGAAATAATCATGTTCTCGTGGTTGTAATGCAGCTTCAAATGCGTTCATCCGAAAATTTGAAATAGGACCTGGTGGCAAGCCTCTGTTTTGGTAAGTATTATATGGGCTCTCCACGTCTAAATCTTTTTTCAATACTCGATCTTTATGTTCACCTAGTGCATAAAGAATTGTGGGGTCGGTTTGTAAAGGCATTTCATTAGCTGGGTCCTCAGGATTCATTCGATTTTCAAACACCCCAGCAATCATGAACCTATCTTCTTCACTGACAGCTTCTTCCTCTATCAGGGAAGCCATCGTCAATGCTTCATGGACGGTATAATCTGATTCAGCTATTTCACCCATATATGGTTCTAACTGATTTTGGGTTTGTTGAAGCATCATCTCAACCACTTGTTCTATGCTAGGATCTTCTTCATAGAAAGAATAAGTTATACCGAAGAGATAACCTTCCAAAGGATACTTTATTTCTTCTGCTAGAATGTCTTCAGATAGAAGGTTTGGATACATATCAATTAACGATTGGATGTATTCTTCATTCTCCATCTTCGTCATGAACTCTTCAGGATCTATTGAGGTTTCTTCCCCATAGATTTCAGCAATTTCTTCTAAAGTTGTCCCTTCTGGGATCGTTACAGTGAAAAGTGGTTCCACTAAAATTTTACCTGTTTTCAATGATTCGATGTATTCGTCGATTGTCATGCTTTGTGAGAATTGATATTCACCGGCTTGAAATCCTGACTCATTTTTGAATTTTACATAAAGTTGAAAAATCAATGCATCATTTATCAAGTTTTTTTCTTCAAGAGTCTCAGCTATTGAGGTTGTGCTCGAACCAATTGGTATTTCAACATCAACAATCTCTTCGTTATCTGGATCTACAGGGCTTAAACCTTCAGTTATGTAATTATAGCCATAATAACCACCTAAACCGATCGCTATCATCAAAGTCAAAAGGACTACTAGAATAATCCTTCGTGAGATTTTGGCTTCTTTTGCCCGTTTGTTACGTTGTTCTATATATGAATGCTTCTCGTTTGAATCAGTCAAAGAAGATCCTCCTTTTTCTTCTACACTCGTGCATACTTCATCTATTGTAACACGATTAAATCTTCTAAAAGTATAAATTAAAATCAATTATTTTTCTATCTTTTTCACACAATTTTTAAATAAAAGTAGAATATTTTTCTTCTAAAGGAGTTATTTATTAAATCGTAATCACTACACATAAAAAAAGGTTAACCACTAGGGCTAACCTTTTTTGTAACTATTAATTTATTCTGTATCGTCTTCAGAAAAGGTTGCTAACATCTCTTCGATCATTTGCCACTCTTCATCGGTTTCGACTTGGAAAAGTGTCAAATCATCTTCATTCCCATCATTTTCTTCATAGCGGAAAGCGAAAACCTCTACTTCCTCATCTTCAGCTTGTTCAGCTGGAACAGCTACAAGATAGGATTTCTCTGTTTCATCAACATCAAATGTAAATAAAACATCAAATAAATGTTCTTCACCAGATTCATCTGGAATGATAATTCGCTCTTTCTCTTCCATTTCGTTCACTCCTTTTTATTGGTTGGCATCTAAGTAACTTTGAAGAATCATGACGGCTGCCATTTTATCAATTACTTTCTTTCGTTTCTGCCTGCTTACATCAGCTTCTAGCAACACTCTTTCAGCTGCCATTGTGGTTAATCGTTCATCCCACAATACGACTTTCACATCATACTCATTTTCTAAAAAAGTAGCAAACTCTTGTGAAGCTTCGCCTCTTGGACCAATAGTACCATTCATGTTCTTCGGCAGTCCAACAATAATCTGGCTAATATCGTTTTTTTGAATAATCTCTTCCAGTCGACTGGAAGCAGTCGAATAGTCGGATTCATCCCACCGGACTGTCTCTAACCCTTGCGCAGTGAAGCCTAAGGCATCGGACACTGCAACTCCGATTGTTTTTTCTCCGACATCTAAACCTAATGTTTTCATTAACGTTCCTCTTTATTCCCTTTTAGATAATATTTCACGAGCTCTTCGATCATTTCATCTCGCTCGACCCTGCGTATCAGATTTCTAGCATCGTTATGACGAGGGATATAAGCAGGATCTCCAGAAAGTAAGTAACCTACTATCTGGTTGATTGGATTATAACCCTTCTCTTCTAGGGAATGATACACAGAATGTAAGATCTCATTGACTTTCTTTTCTTGTGAATCATCTGAGAATTGGTACTTCATCGTGTGATCGTTATTCATTATCACATAACCCCCTCGTTAAACTGTACTTCTATTATAAACTGATTGATTAAGAAGATAAAACAGTTTTAATATAATCTTTTCCTGCTTTCAATGATTCATCAATTTTTTCAGGTTGTTTTCCGCCTGCTTGAGCCATATCTGGACGGCCTCCGCCGCCTCCTCCACAACGAGTTGCTGCTTCTTTTATTAAATGACCTGCGTGGAAACCTTGATCAATTAAATTTTTAGTAACTCCTGATGCTAATTGTACTTTACCATCGTTCTCCATAGCCAATAAAACGATCCCAGATTCCATCTTCTGTTTCATATCATCCACCATTTGGCGTAAACCATTCATATCATTCACGCTAACCTTTGCTGAAAGAAGTGGGATTCCTTCGACATCTTCAATCTGATCTTTAAGTCCAGCAGATTCTGCTTGAGCCATTTTAGCTTGAAGAGATTCTTTTTCTCTTTCAAGTTCTTTCATGTCTATAAATAGCGATTCAATACGTTGTGGAACCTGATCGGATTTTGTTTTTAATAGAGCTGCTGATTGGTTTAACAGATCTTCTTTTTCTCGAGTAAAATAATAAGCTCCCTTACCTGTTTGAGCTTCAATTCTTCTTGTTCCAGCACCGATACCTGTCTCGGAAACAATTTTAAACATTCCTATTTCAGAAGTGTTTTTAACATGACAACCACCACAAAGTTCAATGCTATAATTATCGATAGATACAACGCGCACGACATCTCCGTATTTTTCACCGAATAATGCCATTGCACCCATTTCTTTAGCCTCTTCTATAGTATGGTTCTCAATTGCAACATCAATAGATGCCCAAATTCTTTCATTGACCGCTTCTTCTATTTCAACGATTTCCTCATCCGTTAAAGCATTGAAATGGGAGAAATCAAATCGAAGTCGATCAGGGGCTACAAGTGATCCCGCTTGATTTACATGGTCACCTAGAACATCTTTCAGAGCTTGATGTAATAGGTGAGTGGCAGTATGATTTTTGACTGTTTGTACTCTAGAATGAGGTAGTACAAACGCTTCTAGATTCTGTTTAGCTTGTAGATAACCTTCTTCGACCTCTATATGATGAAGATTTTGGCCATTCGGCGCTTTCTGAACATCAATGACTTTTGCTCTTCCAGTCGATGATCCGATCCAGCCTTCGTCTGCGACTTGTCCGCCACTTTCTGCATAAAAAGGAGTATCTTTCAAAAAGACATATGCTGATTCTCCAGTATTCACTGAGTCGGCAAGTTCTTTGTTAGACACGATAACCTCTAGTGTGGTTTCAGTTTCTAAATAATCATAGCCAATGAAAGTGCTCTCAACATGAACATCTTGAAGAACCTGATCTTGCACTTGCATGGAGTCTACTTTTTGGCGAGCTTGGCGTGCACGATCACGTTGCTCCTTCATTTCTTTATCGAAACCTTCTTGGTCAATCGTAAATCCAGCATCTTCTACATACTCTTCTGTCAATTCTTTTGGAAAACCATACGTATCATAAAGAGTGAACACTTCTTTTCCAGGAAAGATATTAGAGCCTTTCTCTTTTTCAGCTTTCATTACCTTCTCAAGAATAGCTAGCCCATCTTGTAACGTATCGTGGAACCGTTCCTCTTCTGTTTTTATTACACTTTGAATGAAGTCTTTTTTCTCGTTGACTTCTGGGTAAAAATCTTTCATGATCATTGCAACTTCATCCACTAGTTGATACATGAATGGTTCGTTGATATCCAACTCTTTAGCAAAACGGACTGCTCTTCTCAGTAATCTTCTAAGCACATATCCTCGCCCTTCATTTGAAGGTAATGCACCATCACCAATCGCAAAAGAAACTGTACGCACATGGTCCGCTATCACCTTGAATGCAGAATCCTGTTCCGTCGCTTCACCATATTTTTTTCCAGAAACTTTTTCAGTTTTTTGGATAATTGGCATGAAAAGATCCGTCTCATAGTTTGTAGGGGTATCTTGAATAACTGAAATCACACGTTCTAAACCCATCCCTGTATCAATATTTTTCTTCGGAAGAGGTGTGTACGTATCATCCGGATTATGATTGAACTGAGAAAATACTAAGTTCCATATTTCTAGATAGCGTTCATTCTCCCCACCTGGATATAGCTCTGGATCGTGTGGGTCATTTCCATATTTTTCGCCGCGATCATAAAAAATCT belongs to Halalkalibacillus sediminis and includes:
- a CDS encoding IreB family regulatory phosphoprotein, with the translated sequence MNNDHTMKYQFSDDSQEKKVNEILHSVYHSLEEKGYNPINQIVGYLLSGDPAYIPRHNDARNLIRRVERDEMIEELVKYYLKGNKEER
- the alaS gene encoding alanine--tRNA ligase produces the protein MSTLKSADVRQMFLDFFKEKGHSVEPSKSLVPREDPTLLWINSGVATLKKYFDGSIIPDNPRIVNAQKSIRTNDIENVGFTARHHTFFEMLGNFSIGDYFKKEAMIWGWEFLTDERWLNLDEEKLSVTVHPEDEEAYQVWKNEVGVPVERIIRIEENFWDIGQGPSGPNTEIFYDRGEKYGNDPHDPELYPGGENERYLEIWNLVFSQFNHNPDDTYTPLPKKNIDTGMGLERVISVIQDTPTNYETDLFMPIIQKTEKVSGKKYGEATEQDSAFKVIADHVRTVSFAIGDGALPSNEGRGYVLRRLLRRAVRFAKELDINEPFMYQLVDEVAMIMKDFYPEVNEKKDFIQSVIKTEEERFHDTLQDGLAILEKVMKAEKEKGSNIFPGKEVFTLYDTYGFPKELTEEYVEDAGFTIDQEGFDKEMKEQRDRARQARQKVDSMQVQDQVLQDVHVESTFIGYDYLETETTLEVIVSNKELADSVNTGESAYVFLKDTPFYAESGGQVADEGWIGSSTGRAKVIDVQKAPNGQNLHHIEVEEGYLQAKQNLEAFVLPHSRVQTVKNHTATHLLHQALKDVLGDHVNQAGSLVAPDRLRFDFSHFNALTDEEIVEIEEAVNERIWASIDVAIENHTIEEAKEMGAMALFGEKYGDVVRVVSIDNYSIELCGGCHVKNTSEIGMFKIVSETGIGAGTRRIEAQTGKGAYYFTREKEDLLNQSAALLKTKSDQVPQRIESLFIDMKELEREKESLQAKMAQAESAGLKDQIEDVEGIPLLSAKVSVNDMNGLRQMVDDMKQKMESGIVLLAMENDGKVQLASGVTKNLIDQGFHAGHLIKEAATRCGGGGGGRPDMAQAGGKQPEKIDESLKAGKDYIKTVLSS